One Coffea arabica cultivar ET-39 chromosome 5c, Coffea Arabica ET-39 HiFi, whole genome shotgun sequence DNA window includes the following coding sequences:
- the LOC113690651 gene encoding acidic endochitinase-like: MGSKQNLRRHPVPYSVRQLLIVNSFPPSTATDFLQSVNPRVSADAEWSSECQGLGFYWPNTEGGNLADICNDHTNGSYEYVAISCLNFTDDGGIIVPPYCTTLGPDIDTCKGLGIKVFLSLFGSPQLTPETAPIVAAGICEAFLNDSSGPLGATVNGIDFHFRSEDGSNNGLDILAQALRDDCTPYLSGAPLCQIPDYYLDAAIRTGVFDYVWVQFFGDPSCEYSPANPFNLFASWFGWYSYIGEYNTTLFLGLTEDSAAEGFIPCDPELRVIVSLLEIFFPKFGGIMMLEGKFYCPLSSAKIRSYVNSDVLAYGRKSMNKFQAI; encoded by the exons ATGGgttcaaaacagaatttgcGAAGGCATCCGGTGCCATATTCAGTGAGACAACTCCTCATTGTCAATTCCTTCCCGCCAAGTACGGCGACGGACTTCCTTCAATCTGTCAATCCG AGAGTGTCTGCTGATGCTGAATG GTCCTCAGAATGCCAAGGACTTGGGTTCTACTGGCCAAATACTGAGGGTGGAAACCTGGCTGACATATGCAACGATCATACCAATGGTAGCTATGAATACGTGGCTATCTCCTGCTTAAATTTCACGGACGATGGTGGAATCATCGTCCCGCCTTACTGCACCACCCTAGGTCCTGACATAGATACCTGCAAGGGCCTAGGCATCAAAgtatttctttccctttttgggAGCCCTCAACTTACTCCTGAAACAGCTCCGATAGTTGCAGCTGGTATCTGTGAGGCATTTTTGAATGATAGTTCAGGCCCTCTCGGTGCTACTGTAAATGGAATAGACTTCCATTTCCGAAGCGAGGACGGATCAAACAATGGTCTGGATATTCTCGCCCAGGCACTCCGGGATGATTGCACTCCGTACTTATCTGGAGCACCACTTTGTCAAATTCCTGACTATTATCTTGACGCTGCTATCAGAACTGGCGTCTTTGACTACGTGTGGGTGCAATTTTTCGGTGATCCTTCATGTGAATACAGTCCAGCCAATCCCTTTAACCTCTTCGCAAGTTGGTTTGGATGGTATTCTTATATAGGCGAATATAATACTACATTATTCCTGGGATTAACTGAAGATTCTGCCGCCGAGGGTTTCATCCCATGTGACCCGGAACTTCGGGTGATTGTTTCCTTACTGGAGATCTTCTTTCCCAAATTTGGAGGGATCATGATGCTTGAGGGCAAATTCTATTGCCCTCTTTCCAGTGCAAAAATCCGGTCTTATGTTAACTCTGATGTTCTGGCTTATGGTAGAAAGTCCATGAATAAGTTCCAAGCCATCTAA
- the LOC140007675 gene encoding acidic endochitinase-like — protein MAACLRPLFLAITPLLVISSLIRSSEGEGVGFYWGQSLHDENLAEMCNNSMYRYAVLASLNLGGNRPVLSIDDKCNPSYPAGCAYLGHMIDFCKGQGIKVLLSLGGRPDLSSDDAHNVAEYIWNNFLSNNSGPGPLNATVDGIDFRIQSGSNQSLDVLARALRNYSTPERKVYLSAAPLCQIPDYYLDDAIKTGVFDHVWVQFFGDPSRKFYPPIWIACCGGLQSGATSGDTRCFSGSPKENGGPYPDPLHFNLPHRSWRLARHVSLLEYDYGYVVGLVTEQVKDLD, from the exons atGGCTGCTTGTTTACGACCCCTCTTCTTAGCAATAACACCCCTGCTGGTGATTTCATCCTTGATCAGGTCCTCAGAAGGCGAAGGAGTTGGGTTCTACTGGGGCCAAAGTCTTCATGATGAAAACCTGGCTGAGATGTGCAACAACAGTATGTATCGCTACGCGGTTCTCGCCTCCCTAAATTTGGGGGGTAACAGACCAGTCTTGAGCATAGATGACAAGTGCAATCCGAGCTACCCAGCTGGCTGCGCCTACCTAGGTCATATGATAGATTTCTGCAAGGGCCAAGGCATCAAAGTATTGCTTTCCCTTGGCGGGAGGCCTGATCTTTCTTCTGATGATGCTCACAATGTTGCAGAATATATCTGGAACAATTTTTTGAGTAATAATTCAGGCCCTGGTCCTCTCAATGCTACTGTAGATGGAATAGACTTCCGTATCCAAAGCGGATCAAACCAGAGTCTGGATGTTCTCGCCCGGGCACTCAGGAATTATAGCACACCTGAAAGAAAGGTGTACTTATCTGCAGCACCACTCTGTCAAATTCCTGACTATTATCTTGACGATGCtatcaaaactggcgtctttgACCACGTGTGGGTGCAATTTTTTGGTGATCCTTCACGTAAATTCTATCCACCCATTTGGATTGCATG cTGCGGTGGTCTACAGTCCGGGGCAACCTCTGGTGATACAAGATGTTTTAGTGGATCCCCCAAAGAAAATGGAGGTCCGTATCCAGATCCTCTGCACTTCAATTTGCCACACCGATCTTGGCGCTTGGCTAGGCACG TCTCCTTGTTGGAATATGATTATGGTTATGTTGTTGGTTTAGTGACAGAACAAGTGAAGGACTTAGATTAA
- the LOC140007676 gene encoding acidic endochitinase-like produces the protein MAASLRPLFLAIIPLLMISSLIRSSECQGLGFYWASPEDGNLADICNDHTNGSYEYVAIACLNFTGAISVPPYCTTLGPDIDICQGLGIKVFLSLVGSPDLSPEYVLGTEGFICNEFLNDSSGPSVLGATVNGTDFHFRSGSNNSLDLLAQALRDNCILDDKKVYLSAAPRCQIPDYYLDAAINTGVFDYVWVQFFGDPVRIGPGNRQTQVNTN, from the coding sequence ATGGCTGCTAGCTTACGGCCCCTCTTCTTAGCAATAATACCCCTGCTGATGATTTCATCCTTGATCAGGTCCTCAGAATGCCAAGGACTTGGGTTCTACTGGGCAAGTCCTGAGGATGGAAACCTGGCTGACATATGCAACGATCATACCAATGGTAGCTATGAATACGTGGCTATCGCCTGCCTAAATTTCACGGGAGCAATCAGCGTCCCGCCTTACTGCACCACCCTAGGTCCTGACATAGATATCTGCCAGGGCCTAGGCATCAAAGTATTTCTTTCCCTTGTTGGGAGCCCTGACCTTTCTCCTGAATATGTTCTAGGAACTGAAGGTTTTATCTGTAACGAATTTTTGAATGATAGTTCAGGCCCTAGTGTTCTCGGTGCTACTGTAAATGGAACAGACTTCCATTTCCGAAGCGGATCAAACAATAGTCTGGATCTTCTCGCCCAGGCACTCCGGGATAATTGCATACTTGACGACAAAAAGGTGTACTTATCTGCAGCACCACGTTGTCAAATTCCTGACTATTATCTTGACGCTGCTATCAACACTGGCGTCTTTGACTACGTGTGGGTGCAATTTTTCGGTGATCCTGTTAGGATCGGGCCAGGaaatagacaaactcaagttaACACAAATTAg